A region of the Ranitomeya variabilis isolate aRanVar5 chromosome 5, aRanVar5.hap1, whole genome shotgun sequence genome:
tcctgacctgttggacatgagaatcccagtcatccgaaaaaatcaaaatatcatccagatacacgatcataaatttatccaaatattcacggaaaatgtcatgcataaaggactgaaagactgaaggggcatttgaaagaccaaaaggcattactaaatactcaaaatggccctcgggcgtattaaatgcggttttccactcatccccctgcttaattcgcaccaaattatacgccccacggagatcaatcttagagaaccacttagccccttttattcgagcaaacaaatcagtcagcagtggcagaggatactgatatttgactgtaattttattcaagagtcgataatcaatacacggcctcaaagagccatcttttttagatacaaagaaaaaaccggctcctaagggagatgaagaaggacgaatatgtcccttttccagggactccttaatatattctcgcatagcagcatgttcaggtacagatagattaaataaacgaccctttggaaatttactgcccggaatcagatctatggtacaatcgcaatctctgtgaggaggtagtgaaccaagcttaggctcctcaaaaacatcacgataatcagataaaaattccggaatctcagagggaatagatgacgaaatggaaaccaaaggtacgtccccatgagccccctgacatccccagcttaacacagacattgctttccagtcaaggactgggttatgagattgtaaccatggtaattcgagcaccaaaacgtcatgtagattgtacaacacaaggaagcgaatcatctcctgatggtctggattcatacgcatagtcacttgtgtcaagtattgtggtttattactagccaatggtgtagagtcaatacccttcagaggtataggaacttccagaggctctagatcaaacccacagcgcctggcaaaggaccaatccattagactcaaagcggcgccagagtcgacataggcatccgcggtaattgacgataatgaacaaatcaaggtcacagacagaataaacttagactgtaaagtgccaattgaaatagacttatcaaccttttttgtacgtttagagcatgctgatataacatgagttgaatcaccacaatagaagcacaacccattttttcgcctaaaattctgccgttcgcttctggacagaattctatcacattgcatattttctggagccttctcagaagacaccgccaaatggtgcacaggtttgcgctcccgcaaacgccgatcaatctgaatagccattgtcatggactcattcagacctgtaggtgcagggaaccccaccataacatctttaatggcatcagagagaccctctctgaaattcgccgccagggcgcactcattccactgagtaagcacagaccatttacgaaatttttggcagtatatttcagcttcatcttgcccttgagatagggccatcaaggctttttcagcctgaatctctaagttaggttcctcataaagcaaccccaaagccagaaaaaacgcatccacattgagcaacgcaggatccccgggtgccaatgcaaatgcccagtcttgagggtcaccccgcagcaaggaaattactatcctaacctgctgtgcgggatctccagcggagcgagatctcagggaaagaaataatttacaattatttttgaaattcaggaaacgagatctatccccggagaaaaattctggtataggaattctaggttcagatataggagcatgaataacaaaatcctgtaaattttgaaccttcgtagcaagattattcaaacctgtagccaaactctgaggatccattttaatcaggtgagatcagagccattcaaggattagaaggagagagagagacaaaggctgcaattagagcagaaatgcaactaagtcaactatagagcaagctcagaggaaaaaaaaaaaaaaaaaaaatctgcagacttctttttctctcctttcttctgccaacggttttaacactgggccggccatactgtcatggttcccaatggcaagggatcgtcagagaacataaataacagaacagctcttgggtgatggaatctcgagctgaccgtgagctaaacctaccacacaactaacagtggccgggtggcgtacctacgttttatccctagacgcctagcgccagccggaggactaactaaccctaatagaggaaaagacagacctggcttacctctagggaaattcccccaaaaaggagacagaagccccccacatatattgacggtgagttcagaggaaaagacatacgcagtatgaaggtaggttcagcaaagcgaggtccgcttactagatagcaagaagatacaatagggaacttcacggtcagctgaaaaccctattaaaataccatcccgaaattactttaagactcatgtgtcaactcatgacaccggagtggcaatttcggcccacaagagcttccagctacagaaaaataacataactgtgaactggaacaaaaatgcaaaacaacttaggactaagagtccaacttagctgatagtagtctagaagcaggaacatgcaacagaaaggctctggttacattgatggccggcactagaataactgagcagcaaggctaaataggatacacccatatcctgatggaaacaggtgaacagagaaagtgaagcacacaagtccagtaccaccagtgaccaccgggggagcccaaaaaccaaactcacaacatggtgcataaccaaaaaaagtcatatagcaaatagatcaatggctgcactcaaaatttacttgtgcttaagcaaggaaatgtatgatacatgaaatgtgaatagcataatggcttgtgaaatttatgaaaaaacacaatagattcttagcacaagatttggccaaaagttgtgagcccatccaccaaacgtcaaggtaatctcaaaacagatgggtacctgagctgactgcctagtgtgaacacttacctatggctaataacatggtaaagcctacttttataggaagctcagaaccaactgtgtttggatgtaattaaaatcacagcatggtgaagggcgaggcgttcaagtcagaaaaaatagtacatagtaaatataagaaaacggaccgaacagcaatctagcctgaactggtgcataaccaaaaaaagtcatacagcaaatagatcaatggctgcactcaaaatttacttgtgctaaagcaagggaatgtgcgatacatgaaatgtgaacagcataatggcttgtgaaatttatgaaaaaacacatgagattcttagcacaagatttggccaaaagttttgagcccatccaccaaacgtcaaggtaatctcaaaacagatgggtacctgagctgactgcctagtgtgaacacttacctatggctaataacatggtaaagcctgcttttataggaagctgagaaccaactgtgtttggatgtaattaaaatcacaacatggtgaagggcgaggcgttcaagtcagaaaaaatagtacatagtaaatataagaaaactgaccgaacagcaatctagtctgaactggtgcataaccaaaaaaagtcatatagcaaatagatcaatggctgcactcaaaattaacttgtgctaaagcaaggaaatgtgcgatacatgaaatgtgaatagcataatggcttgtgaaatttatgaaaaaacacatgagattcttagcacaagatttggccaaaagttgtgagcccatccaccaaacgtcaaggtaaaaaaatctttaaatgagaaggtgtgtccaaacgtttggtctgtactgtatatatagatatatataaatgtCTGTTAAAAgagcattaaggggttaatgatagatGTTTCACAATTagcattaatttttattttcaaaaaaataattaatcCCAAGAACACCAATAATTTCCCATAAGACTATTTGAGATTtgataaaaatgtatatatactgACTGCATTCACAAAACACGATAAGAACAGATCCCTATCTTAAGGCTTCTCAAAGGTAAAGTAGTTTTCACAAGGATCAAAATTTTGCATCATTGTAATTTGAGGAGATCCTACTATTTGCATCAAAAATTGTAACTTCAAAACACAAATTAGTTTATTCCTGCTTTGTCCATTATTTTCACTCTCTCCAGCATGGCTAAGGCACCAATGCAACTTTTTGTTCCACAACTTTCAAATTTTCTCTTTTGTGTGATATCTACAGACATGAAAAAATGTGTTGACTGTGATCTTTGAGGAATAATTTTGGAGCACTGATATTGTTTTTGTCTACGTAATCAGCGTATACATGCAATGAGGAAAAAAGAATAGAAATAATTAAAACAAACACAAATCtaattattgggattttatgtgcacTGTGTATTTTTCTGACATTTTTGCTGCAAAATACAGGAAGAAAAAAGAGAACTATGGGCACCAATCTGTACATTGTCTAGTCTGATATTCTGCGTTTGTCTATTAGCTCTGATATGGGGGATTTGTGTTTGATCAGGGGTCTATCTATGGTTTGTATTTGTTTTGCGGTTCTTATTACTTTGCTTTCTGCTCTAGGGGGTTTACAGTATTCTGGTTTATTTGCCTAAGGGGTCTCTGATCTGTATTTATTGTGGAGATTTTTCTGGGGGCTGTTTTAAACAGTCATAAAACAAGTCATAAAAACTACCTGAAACACATTAGACAAGGGGCATAGTCTATGTGAACGGCAGCCATATGTTAAAAGTTTTGTGCATTACTTATTGCACTTTCACAACGATATTAGGCGTAAATGTGTTCTGTGTAGATGGATGTTTCTTTTGATAGGCCAAAGCAAACCAAATCCAATTCTGATAGTGTAATCTAGATTGTGACTCAACGAAAAGGAAACAGCTGATATTCAAGGAGCAAATAATGTGAAGGAAGAAAAAAAGTGACTTAAAGCAAACTTGtcaacaggattttgctaagtaaactacatgcGTTGTCAGATTGGcagtgttacactgattaaaatgatacctggggtgaagaaatccatcttgtattTCCTGTGTAATCAGtgctagaagttttcagttaatgagatgcccgtgcttCGGGGCGTGACTGTAGGGAGGGTTTTATCTTCCTGATATAGACCAAAACGAGACCTGTACACAGGCCGACCCAAAGCACATACAatttgtctctctctgtctctataatgaggaacatgtttgtgctttggggagGCCTGTGGGTCGGTCTCTCCTTGGTCGTTCCTTGATTTCTCTGGctcagagcaggaagataagactctgcctacagtttcGCCCCATAGCGCgaacatctcattaactgaaaaatgTCAAAACTGATTACAATAGaacaacaagacggatttcttcactccatgtatcaatttaatcagtttaagggtatgtgcacacgtcaggatttctagcagaaattttcctgacataaAAAcacgaaatttctgccagaaatccgcatgcctttttttcgtgtttttcatGCGTTgttgacgcgtttttgatgcgttttttgtgagtttttttccaaatgcatagattagagggaaaaacgcggaaaatccgcaaaattaatgaacatgctgcttttttttaccgcgatgcgtttttttccgcggaaaaaaacgcatcatgtgcacaaaacatgcagaatgcattctaaatgataggatgcataatgtatgtatttttaatgagtttttatagcgtttttattgtgaaaaaacgcgaaaaaaacacgaaaaaacctgaacgtgtacacataccctaacactgcaaacctgacaatgcctgtagtttacttatcaAAATCGTGCTGAGAGGTTCGctctaataattattattatatatcacaGGTTGTACAATCAGTTTtatggaaaaaacaaaacaagattTCATGATACTTTGTCATGTGACTTGTAGGGTTTTGCTAGCATGTTGTAATCTAGTTGAAGAAGAGGCATTGGTGAATAGATCAGTTATGAATCTGGTACTATTGCCCAGTAAATGATGTGGCCACAGTATAAGGAGCTGCAATCCAAACAATATCTAAGAGAATGAAGCATAGAAGCATATAGGGAATTttctttataaaaatgtttttagaaaaaaatgaaattaagaagttcattttttcatatttagctCTTTTTGGCAAATATATTTTGTTGATCCATGAAAAATGAAGTTCACCAATTTTTTCTGCTAAATTATAGCTCTGACATATTAAAAAAACTTAGTTATCACATCTAATCTTTGATCTCATATCACATCACACTCCTAAATTCTACCATATGACTTTAAAGGAGCAATCATAAAATGCTAGAGATAAgctgatcttttgaaattcaaagtcACAGTTTTCCTTAATTTTTCCCCAAAGTTTGATTTGCAGTGAATACATTTGCATGAATCTCTAACATTGAAAATGTGAAATTGCTCATAAAATACACATGGGGGGacaggagagaaagaaagagagagaagaccccactgaccataagaacataCACTGTAAAGAACagcgagaaagagagagaggaccacgctgattataagagcttacactctacatgcaaGAGAGAGAAAGGACACCTCtagccataggagcttacactcataggagagagaggacacagTTGATTGTGAGGGCGAGAgtgagaaccctgctgatcataaaagcttacactctactgccGAGAGGCagaaagagtttacactctacagaaaagataCAGAACCACGatgatcataagagattacactctacaggagagagaagacctcattgaccataagtgcttacactctataacagagagaggacctcactgaacataagagcgtacactctacaggaaagccaGACTTGCCGagagactctggagatggaaaaggaCTCTGCTGTACAAAATATGCTCCACGGGGAACCATGGATCTGTGATGATTcagatactgaccaccactgtacaaggtatgataatccacaaGATGTCAAAGTTGCAGGGCATTATAGGAAAGCCCATGTGGCCACACAAAAAGACATTAGTCAGCTTTCCTAAGCTTCCACAATGTGAGAAATGGTGCCAGGctagttttttcttttttgcaaactgcaaatcgaATCCCAAAATGTAGAAACAGTGAATTTCAGAAAATTTGGAATCAAAATTGATTCTCCATAGATCGATCACCTCGTCTCTATGCTATAGATATATGATAAACCAATAAAAACAAATTTTTGTATATTTTCAGCTCTCTAATAAAATGAGTCAGTCGTAGATGTCTGAGTTGAACTATAATTCTCTTTAATTCTTGTTTAGATTCATAATGGACATTGTGAACCACACGGCTATTAGTCAGTTTATTTTGATGGGATTAACCAAGGACTCTGACCTTCAATTACtattatttattctatttttaATTGTTTATGCCTGTTCCTTCTTGAGTAACCTTTGTTTGATGCTCTTAATAGTGATGAACCATCATCTTCATACTCCCATGTATTTTTTCCTTAGTCATTTGTCTTTTGTAGATCTATGTTATTCTTCGACTATTACCCCCAAGATGCTGGCAGATTTTACCTCGGAGTCAAAGTCTATTTCATCCTTGGGTTGTGCCACTCAAATGTTTGCTTTTGCTATGTTTGCCACATCTGAGAGCTTCTTGGTCACGTCTATGGCATATGACCGTTACGTAGCAATTTGCCAACCACTTGCCTATCATAGCATTATGAACAAGTCTATGTGCTGGGCTTTGGTATCTGGAACCTATTTTAGCAGCTTCTCAGCATCCATCACTCATACCATTACTGTTTTTAAATTCCCTCTATGTGGCTCCAATAAAATAAATCACTTCTACTGTGACATCCCCCCACTTCTGAAGCTCGCATGTGTCTACGCTCTCTTCCGAAAACTTGTTGTCTTTTCGATGGCTCTCGTAATGGGGGTTGTTTCCTTTACTGTCATTCTCATGTCCTATGTGttaataatatataatattttaGGAATTCATTCAACAGAAGGACGACACAAAGCATTTTCCACCTGCGCCTCCCACCTTATCGTTGTTATCTCCTTCTATAGCACTGTATTCGGAATTTATTTTTGTCCAAGCTTAGGGTTAAATTTAGATGGTATTGACAAGGTTTTCTCCATATTTTACACCGTGGCATCCCCATTATTGAACCCTATCATATACAGCTTTAAAAATGCAGAAGTTAAAAGAGCAGTAAAAAATGTTTTGGCTGTTAAAGTTTTATCACACAATTAGGCTTTTTTCAGAATTCAGTAAACTTATTTTTAAAGGATGGTATATAGAGTCTAGCTATAGGTAATAGTAATAAACACAATATATTaaaattgtaacaccaagaaggaagagtcatggaattatggaaatcacaggaagaATATATCGAAATCAAATGAATTAAATGGGGCAATAATCTTTCATGACATCATAGAGGGCCCTAAAAAAAGaattttattaaatattaattaaaatgccaccaacctgtggctacaccagCAAACTAAATAAACacacaccgtgaaaaaactggGATGGGGAATGAGACATACCTTAATGTGTGTCTACGCTGTGGTctgcctgtctgcgggggttggcgccctaggggaaacgtattggcgcccccgctcagcgaCGGCTGACCCTGGGGTCCCTAGATTGACCCTAATTTATAAAGGGTCCCTCTACCCACAAAAAGATGCACTAAAGGTACCCCTATGTCCTATATATAAAACACACCTATAATAGGGAGTCCTACACCCCACACCGTGCCATTAAAAACAATGGGAGAACATGTTGGTAGGCGTTAGACGGAAATTAAAATGCGCTTCTGACGATGCTTATGGATGATTTATGACAAAAGTCACTTTTGTACAAGTTGCTGCAAATTCAATTCACCTGAAGAATAATGCCATAGAAAAGAACACTTTTCCACTGGACCACAAAAGACGCTAACCAGCAGGAAAATGATGAATGCTATCTAGACCAGATGAATATATGTCTCATGTGGACATAATGTCGAGTACAAAATCATGATGAATACCACCAAAAAACAATCAGATATAAACAGCCTATAAATAATGCACCTCTGCCAGATCTAAGCACGCAACATTTCACAGAAGGTTAGGCATACAGATAGAATTTGTACTCATCATTAGGTGAGATGCCGTCCGCCTGGTACATAAgtggcctcaacgcgtttcgcctctctggctcatcaggaggcccaattCTATCATGTGTCTCGATATAGTATGATAAAGCTGAACCGCGATGTTTTTACCTTAGTTTTAAAGCTGGGACGCCGGAATTTCTAGTGCATGTGTTTCCTGTGTTCAGACCGGAAGTGCAACAAAGAAAAGTACCCCCTGTGATTGCCAGGACAGGTTCCTCCGCCTACGTCTGATCTATTATTTGGCCCCTCACAGGCTATTATGATCTTGGTCAtgcgtttcgcctctctggctcatcaggaggcccgattctATCATGTGTCTCGATATAGTATGATAAAGCTGAACCGCGATGTTCTATTCTGTTTAAGTTCCCCCTTTAATGGTGGATTGGCACAGATCCGTGTGTATAATAGAGTGAATAGAAATCCTTAGTTTATTGAGACccggttttatttgtttttttgtaatAATCCTCCGAGTTTGAAATGTGTCACATGAGATTCTTGGATATTAATGATAATCCAGATTGGATTTGCACTCTGCTTTCAGGCACCTGGTGGGATTTACTAATTTAATCTACCGACACAGTATCTATATTCATTATCTGTGTTAAAGACAATTATTTATCCCATTGTACTGTGCATAGGTTATAGATAGGGAAGGCAGAGCAATCTGTGCGTTTATATCACACTTTTTACTTTGAGGTGGTGCAGTAAATTTAAAGGCGGCTCTGCTTTAGCAAATTTTATTCCCCTGCACAGGGATAAGGTGTGGAATGCAACTAAGTTTTGCACCGAATTAATACGCATTAGTTTTATTATTATAGCGGTTATGTGCAGAAATCTATGGAATGCAGATAAGTTTAAAGCGTTCCATCTGACGCATGCGCAGTTGTAACATAGGCGGTACTCTGATTCAGTTGTGTATCCGATACTCCGAGGTGCTGCGCATGACCAAGATCATGATAGCCTGTGAGGGGCCAAATAATACATCAGATGTAGGCGGAGGAACCTGTCCTGGCAATCACAGGGGGTACTTTTCTTTGTTGCACTTCCGGTCTGAACACAGGAAACACGTTCACTAGAAATTCCGGTGTCCCAGCTTTAAAACTAAGCTAAAAACATCGCGGTTCAGCTTTATCATACTATATCGAGACACATGATagaatcgggcctcctgatgagccagagaggcgaaacgcgttgaggccacTTATGTACCAGGCGGACGGCATCTCACCTAATGATGAGTACAAATTCTATCTGTATGCCTAACCCTAACCTTCTGTGAAATGTTGCGTGCTTAGATCTGGCAGAGGTGCATTATTTATAGGCTGTTTATATCTGATTGTTTTTTTGGTGGTATTCATCATGATTTTGTACTCAACATTATGTCCACATGAGACATATATTCATCTGGTCTAGCTAGCATTCATCATTTTCCTGCTGGTTAGCGTCTTTTGTGGTCCAGTGGAAACGTGTTCTTTTCTATGGCATTTTTCTTGAGGTGAATTGAATTTGCAGCAACTTGTACAAAAGTGACTTTTGTCATAAAGCATCCATAAGCATCGTCAGAAGCGCATTTTCATTTCCATCTAACACCTACCAACATGTTCTCCCATTGTTTTTAATGGCACGGTGTGGGGTGTAGGACTCCCTATTATAGGTGTGTTTTATATATAGGACATAGGGGTACCTTTAGTGCATCTTTTTGTGGGTAGAGGGGCCCTTTATAAATTAGGGTCAATCTAGGGACCCCAGGGTCAGCCGtcgctgagcgggggcgccaatacgtttcccctagggcgccaacccccgcagacaggcagACCACAGCGTAGACACACATTAGGGTATGTCTCATTCCCCATCCCAGTTTTTTCACGATGTGTGTTTATTTAGTTTGctggtgtagccacaggttggtggcattttaattaatatttaataaaattatttttttagggcaCTATATGATGTCACAACACAAAATCACAGGAAGAATAGACACGTTActaatctgcaaatgatgaaaaaatgga
Encoded here:
- the LOC143774846 gene encoding olfactory receptor 5G9-like, encoding MDIVNHTAISQFILMGLTKDSDLQLLLFILFLIVYACSFLSNLCLMLLIVMNHHLHTPMYFFLSHLSFVDLCYSSTITPKMLADFTSESKSISSLGCATQMFAFAMFATSESFLVTSMAYDRYVAICQPLAYHSIMNKSMCWALVSGTYFSSFSASITHTITVFKFPLCGSNKINHFYCDIPPLLKLACVYALFRKLVVFSMALVMGVVSFTVILMSYVLIIYNILGIHSTEGRHKAFSTCASHLIVVISFYSTVFGIYFCPSLGLNLDGIDKVFSIFYTVASPLLNPIIYSFKNAEVKRAVKNVLAVKVLSHN